From one Nocardioides scoriae genomic stretch:
- a CDS encoding sigma-70 family RNA polymerase sigma factor has product MDASSLDERPLTPSEERRRDRADETAALFSEAAATSDPEVERRLLDRIVVLNLGLATAVVARFRSRGIPTDDLLQVARLALVKASRRFDRSTGSEFVSFAVPTIRGEVKRHFRDAGWMVRPPRRVQELQARISPARNELANSLGRDPEPRELASALEVDLRDVTEAMSAHGCFVPASLDVPVGEDASVPLGDVLSSESSDQPAAEARVLLGPLVRQLGDRDRRVLQLRFFDGLTQREIADDIGVTQMQVSRLLARILGELRTGIGDMDAPDAAPTAPPAPGA; this is encoded by the coding sequence ATGGACGCCAGCTCGCTCGACGAGCGCCCCCTGACCCCCTCGGAGGAGCGCCGCCGCGACCGGGCGGACGAGACCGCCGCACTGTTCTCCGAGGCCGCGGCGACCTCCGACCCCGAGGTCGAGCGCCGCCTGCTCGACCGCATCGTGGTGCTCAACCTCGGGCTCGCCACGGCCGTGGTCGCCCGCTTCCGCTCGCGCGGGATCCCGACCGACGACCTCCTCCAGGTGGCGCGGCTCGCGCTGGTCAAGGCCAGCCGACGCTTCGACCGCTCCACCGGCAGCGAGTTCGTCAGCTTCGCGGTGCCGACGATCCGTGGCGAGGTCAAGCGGCACTTCCGCGACGCCGGCTGGATGGTGCGCCCGCCGCGGCGCGTCCAGGAGCTGCAGGCGCGGATCTCCCCGGCCCGCAACGAGCTCGCCAACAGCCTGGGCCGCGACCCGGAGCCCCGCGAGCTCGCCTCGGCGCTCGAGGTCGACCTGCGCGACGTCACCGAGGCGATGAGCGCCCACGGCTGCTTCGTGCCCGCCTCGCTCGACGTGCCGGTGGGCGAGGACGCCTCGGTCCCGCTGGGCGACGTGCTCAGCTCCGAGAGCTCCGACCAGCCCGCCGCCGAGGCGCGGGTGCTGCTCGGCCCCCTGGTCCGCCAGCTCGGCGACCGGGACCGCCGCGTCCTCCAGCTGCGGTTCTTCGACGGGCTCACCCAGCGCGAGATCGCCGACGACATCGGTGTCACGCAGATGCAGGTCTCCCGACTGCTCGCCCGCATCCTCGGCGAGCTCCGCACCGGCATCGGCGACATGGACGCCCCCGACGCGGCACCCACCGCACCGCCGGCCCCCGGCGCCTGA